A single Klebsiella variicola DNA region contains:
- a CDS encoding dihydrodipicolinate synthase family protein: MFTGLCAFPLTPLHQQHLDEKAFIRILSRLTDTGVDSLGILGSTGSYAYLNREQRKRVVQVAKAHVGSIPMMVGVGAIATSEVLRLVEDAQQAGADALLLPMMSYQPLSAEEIFAFYEEVCRHVSVPVCLYDNPRTTHVTLADDLQGRIAALSAIASIKIPGLPEPQASERVATLRRHLPARVTLGASGDALATAGLQAGCQVWYSVCGGLFPQLSGALVRAIRSGDAARVAALNAQLAPLWRCFDRYGGSLRVIASAAAILGLCDPDCLPRPLLPLGEEAIRDVAAALHGLA, translated from the coding sequence ATGTTCACAGGGCTTTGCGCATTTCCGCTGACGCCGCTGCATCAGCAGCATCTTGATGAAAAGGCGTTTATCCGTATTCTCTCTCGTCTTACCGATACCGGAGTCGACTCTCTGGGCATCTTAGGCTCGACCGGCAGTTACGCGTATCTGAATCGTGAGCAGCGCAAGCGGGTGGTGCAGGTGGCGAAAGCGCATGTTGGGTCGATCCCGATGATGGTTGGCGTCGGCGCCATCGCTACCAGCGAGGTGCTGCGCCTGGTGGAGGATGCCCAGCAGGCCGGGGCGGATGCGTTATTACTGCCGATGATGTCCTATCAGCCGCTTTCTGCGGAGGAGATCTTTGCCTTCTACGAAGAGGTCTGTCGGCACGTCTCGGTTCCGGTTTGCCTGTATGACAATCCCCGCACCACTCACGTCACGCTGGCGGATGATCTGCAGGGGCGCATCGCCGCCTTGTCGGCCATCGCTTCGATTAAAATTCCCGGCTTGCCTGAGCCGCAGGCGAGTGAGCGGGTGGCAACGCTACGCCGTCATCTTCCTGCCCGCGTTACGCTTGGCGCCAGCGGCGATGCCCTGGCGACGGCGGGATTGCAGGCCGGTTGCCAAGTCTGGTACTCGGTTTGCGGCGGGCTCTTTCCCCAGCTTTCAGGGGCGCTGGTAAGGGCGATTCGTTCTGGCGACGCGGCACGGGTTGCGGCGCTGAATGCGCAGCTGGCCCCGCTCTGGCGATGCTTCGACCGCTATGGCGGCAGCCTGCGGGTAATCGCCAGCGCGGCGGCCATTCTGGGGCTGTGCGACCCTGACTGCCTTCCCCGCCCCTTGCTGCCGTTAGGGGAGGAGG
- the sdiA gene encoding transcriptional regulator SdiA translates to MRDNDFFSWRRDMLHQFQSVAAGEEVYNLLQRETEALEYDYYTLCVRHPVPFTRPRVTFQSTYPRAWMSHYQAENYFAIDPVLRPENFMRGHLPWEDGLFRDAAALWDGARDHGLKKGVTQCLTLPNHAQGFLSVSANNRLPGSYPDDELEMRLRMLTELSLLALLRLEDEMVMPPEMKFSRRELEILKWTAEGKTSAEVAMILSISENTVNFHQKNMQRKFNAPNKTQIACYAVATGLI, encoded by the coding sequence ATGAGGGACAATGATTTTTTCAGCTGGCGGCGGGATATGCTGCATCAATTTCAGTCCGTGGCCGCTGGTGAGGAGGTTTATAATCTCCTGCAACGAGAAACCGAAGCGCTGGAATATGATTACTACACGCTTTGTGTACGCCACCCGGTGCCTTTCACTCGCCCCCGCGTCACCTTCCAGTCGACCTATCCCCGCGCATGGATGTCGCACTACCAGGCCGAGAATTATTTCGCGATAGATCCGGTATTACGCCCGGAGAATTTTATGCGTGGCCATCTGCCATGGGAGGATGGGCTGTTTCGCGATGCGGCGGCATTATGGGACGGCGCCCGCGATCATGGTCTGAAAAAAGGGGTGACCCAGTGCCTGACGTTGCCCAACCATGCGCAGGGTTTTCTCTCTGTCTCCGCGAATAACCGTTTACCGGGCTCTTATCCTGATGATGAACTGGAGATGCGCCTGCGCATGCTGACGGAGCTAAGCTTGTTGGCGCTCCTGCGTCTGGAAGATGAGATGGTCATGCCGCCGGAGATGAAGTTCAGCCGCCGTGAACTGGAAATTCTGAAATGGACCGCGGAAGGGAAGACCTCGGCGGAGGTGGCGATGATTCTTTCTATTTCGGAAAATACGGTGAATTTCCACCAGAAGAATATGCAACGGAAATTCAATGCGCCGAACAAAACGCAGATAGCCTGTTACGCGGTGGCGACAGGGTTAATCTGA
- the tcyL gene encoding cystine ABC transporter permease, translated as MQESIQLVIDSAPFLLKGAVFTLQLSIGGMFFGLVLGFILALMRMSPLWPVKWLARMYISIFRGTPLIAQLFMIYYGLPQFGIELDPIPAAMIGLSLNTAAYAAETLRAAIASIDKGQWEAAASIGMTPWQTMRRAILPQAARVALPPLSNSFISLVKDTSLAATIQVPELFRQAQLITSRTLEVFTMYLAASLIYWVMATVLSSLQNYFENQLNRQERDPK; from the coding sequence ATGCAAGAAAGTATCCAACTGGTCATCGATTCCGCTCCTTTTCTGCTCAAAGGGGCCGTCTTTACGCTGCAGCTGAGCATTGGCGGGATGTTTTTCGGCCTGGTGCTGGGCTTTATCCTGGCGCTGATGCGCATGTCGCCTCTCTGGCCGGTAAAATGGCTGGCGCGCATGTATATCTCCATTTTTCGCGGCACGCCGCTTATCGCCCAGCTGTTTATGATCTACTACGGCTTGCCGCAGTTTGGCATTGAGCTTGACCCGATTCCGGCGGCGATGATCGGCCTGTCGCTCAATACGGCGGCCTACGCGGCGGAAACCCTGCGCGCGGCCATCGCCTCGATCGACAAAGGGCAATGGGAAGCGGCGGCCAGTATCGGCATGACGCCGTGGCAGACGATGCGCCGGGCCATCTTACCCCAGGCGGCACGGGTCGCTTTGCCGCCGCTGTCCAACAGTTTTATCAGCCTGGTCAAAGATACCTCGCTGGCGGCGACGATCCAGGTGCCAGAGCTGTTCCGTCAGGCGCAGCTTATCACCTCGCGAACCCTTGAGGTCTTCACCATGTATCTCGCGGCCTCGTTGATCTACTGGGTGATGGCGACCGTCCTCTCCTCGCTGCAGAACTATTTTGAAAACCAGCTGAACCGCCAGGAGCGTGATCCGAAATGA
- a CDS encoding DUF1796 family putative cysteine peptidase, translating into MRYDIKENYLKIHLIKTTYKTLLGRPADSDGLKNYLNAIANKSLAESAEFLNSSLMHSDEFIAFTKSRMSSDKFSYTPQALTESAPDDSMHVKHIVSLGSHCLTSWTLKKFNLKKISLPFDWLFSCPAMIIDCLRDDFTSFLDKNEYSSLRRQSREPGAHHNKYKEKYRLNDIFTHRDPNTPADYEYYVRAVKRFRNILKSKEGKLFVICCREEIDIAKQLPELVTELSHHTTNFYLLAFALQKPAYLQLERISSGENYSLYSLTPESEERFTGKFSSLTDEMVIISKVLSFNLEL; encoded by the coding sequence ATGAGATATGACATTAAAGAAAATTACTTAAAAATACATCTAATAAAAACAACCTATAAAACGCTACTCGGTCGACCGGCAGATAGCGATGGTCTGAAAAACTACCTCAACGCCATTGCTAATAAGTCACTTGCAGAATCAGCAGAATTTCTTAACTCATCGCTGATGCATAGCGACGAGTTTATTGCTTTCACGAAATCCAGAATGTCATCTGATAAATTCAGTTACACACCACAAGCGTTAACAGAGAGTGCTCCTGATGATTCAATGCACGTCAAACATATTGTCTCCCTGGGCAGCCATTGTTTAACTTCATGGACATTGAAAAAATTCAACCTGAAAAAGATATCACTGCCTTTTGACTGGCTATTTTCCTGTCCAGCGATGATTATCGACTGCCTGAGGGATGATTTTACCTCATTTTTAGATAAAAATGAGTACAGCTCATTACGTCGCCAGTCGCGAGAACCCGGAGCACACCACAATAAATACAAAGAAAAATATCGTCTGAATGATATATTCACGCATCGCGACCCAAATACTCCTGCTGATTATGAGTATTACGTCCGCGCGGTTAAAAGATTCAGAAACATATTAAAAAGCAAAGAAGGGAAGCTTTTTGTGATTTGCTGTAGAGAGGAAATAGATATAGCAAAGCAACTCCCTGAATTAGTCACTGAACTTTCTCACCACACGACTAATTTCTATCTGTTGGCTTTTGCCTTGCAGAAACCCGCCTATCTTCAACTGGAGCGTATATCTTCGGGTGAAAATTATTCACTATATAGTTTGACACCTGAGTCTGAAGAAAGATTTACCGGAAAATTCTCCTCGCTTACGGATGAGATGGTAATTATATCGAAAGTCCTTTCGTTCAACCTCGAACTCTAG
- the tcyN gene encoding L-cystine ABC transporter ATP-binding protein TcyN produces MSAIEVKSLVKKFHGQTVLHGIDLEVQKGEVVAIIGPSGSGKTTLLRSINLLEQPESGTIRVGDVTIDAGRSLGPQKGLIRQLRQHVGFVFQNFNLFPHRTVLENIIEGPVIVKGEDKQESIVRARDLLAKVGLSGKENSYPRRLSGGQQQRVAIARALAMRPDVILFDEPTSALDPELVGEVLNTIRQLAQEKRTMVIVTHEMSFARDVADRAIFMDQGRIVEQGEAKALFASPQQPRTRQFLEKFLMQ; encoded by the coding sequence ATGAGTGCGATAGAAGTGAAAAGCCTGGTGAAGAAATTCCATGGCCAGACGGTGCTCCACGGTATCGACCTGGAGGTACAGAAAGGGGAAGTCGTGGCGATCATCGGCCCCAGCGGCTCGGGTAAAACCACTCTGCTGCGCAGCATCAACTTGCTGGAGCAACCGGAGAGCGGCACCATCCGCGTTGGCGATGTGACCATCGACGCCGGTCGCAGCCTCGGGCCGCAGAAAGGACTCATTCGCCAGCTGCGCCAGCACGTCGGCTTTGTCTTCCAGAACTTTAATCTGTTTCCCCACCGTACGGTGCTGGAGAACATTATTGAGGGGCCGGTCATCGTAAAAGGTGAAGATAAGCAGGAGTCGATTGTGCGGGCGCGCGATCTGCTGGCGAAAGTGGGTCTCAGCGGTAAAGAGAATAGCTATCCGCGTCGCCTCTCCGGCGGTCAGCAGCAGCGGGTGGCTATTGCTCGCGCGCTAGCCATGCGTCCGGACGTGATCCTGTTTGATGAGCCAACCTCGGCCCTCGATCCTGAGCTGGTGGGGGAGGTGCTCAACACCATCCGCCAGCTGGCGCAGGAGAAACGCACCATGGTTATCGTGACCCATGAAATGAGTTTCGCCCGCGACGTTGCCGATCGGGCCATCTTTATGGATCAAGGACGCATTGTCGAGCAGGGAGAAGCGAAAGCATTGTTCGCCTCCCCGCAGCAGCCGCGTACTCGCCAGTTCCTCGAAAAATTTCTGATGCAGTAA
- the dcyD gene encoding D-cysteine desulfhydrase, giving the protein MSLQNLTRFPRLELIGAPTPLEYLPRLSDHLGREIFIKRDDTTPLAMGGNKLRKLEFLAADALREGADTLITAGAIQSNHVRQTAAVAAKLGLHCVALLENPIGTGAENYLSNGNRLLLDLFNTQVEMCDALTNPAEQLDELATRIEAQGYRPYVIPVGGSNALGALGYVESALEIAQQCEGAVEISSVVVASGSAGTHAGLAVGLEQLMPQAELIGVTVSRSVADQLPKVVALQQAVANSLELQAKADITLWDDYFAPGYGTPNEEGMAAVKLLAQLEGILLDPVYTGKAMAGLIDGITQKRFKDEGPILFVHTGGAPALFAYHPHL; this is encoded by the coding sequence ATGTCACTGCAAAATTTAACCCGCTTTCCGCGTCTGGAATTGATTGGCGCGCCGACGCCGCTGGAGTATCTGCCGCGTTTGTCCGATCACCTTGGGCGCGAGATTTTTATCAAACGCGATGATACAACGCCGCTGGCGATGGGAGGCAATAAACTGCGCAAGCTGGAGTTTCTCGCCGCCGATGCGCTGCGGGAAGGGGCAGATACCTTAATCACCGCCGGCGCGATCCAGTCCAACCATGTGCGTCAGACGGCGGCGGTCGCCGCGAAGCTGGGGCTGCACTGCGTGGCGCTACTGGAAAACCCCATTGGCACCGGGGCGGAGAACTATCTGAGCAATGGCAACCGCCTGCTGCTGGATCTGTTTAATACCCAGGTTGAGATGTGCGATGCCCTGACCAATCCTGCCGAACAGCTCGACGAGCTGGCGACCCGCATCGAGGCGCAGGGCTATCGCCCCTACGTCATCCCGGTCGGCGGATCCAATGCGCTCGGGGCGTTAGGCTATGTGGAAAGCGCGCTGGAAATCGCCCAGCAGTGTGAAGGCGCGGTGGAGATCTCATCGGTGGTGGTGGCTTCCGGTAGCGCCGGTACGCATGCCGGGCTGGCTGTGGGACTCGAACAGCTGATGCCGCAGGCGGAACTGATTGGCGTGACGGTATCGCGCTCCGTCGCTGACCAGCTGCCAAAAGTGGTGGCGCTGCAGCAGGCCGTGGCCAACAGCCTCGAGCTGCAGGCGAAAGCCGACATCACGCTGTGGGACGATTACTTTGCCCCAGGCTACGGTACGCCGAACGAGGAAGGCATGGCCGCCGTGAAGCTACTGGCGCAACTGGAAGGTATTTTGCTCGATCCGGTCTATACCGGCAAAGCGATGGCCGGGCTTATCGACGGCATTACGCAGAAGCGTTTTAAGGATGAAGGACCGATTTTGTTCGTCCATACCGGCGGGGCGCCGGCGCTGTTTGCCTATCATCCTCACCTTTAA
- a CDS encoding DUF2594 family protein: MSTPDFSTAENNQELAQEVSCLKAMITLMLQAMGQADAGRVIIKMEKQIAQMEDEAQAAVFSSTVKQIKQAYRQ; this comes from the coding sequence ATGAGCACACCAGATTTTTCCACTGCAGAAAATAATCAAGAACTGGCGCAGGAAGTCTCCTGCCTGAAAGCGATGATAACGCTGATGCTGCAGGCGATGGGCCAGGCGGATGCGGGTCGCGTGATTATTAAAATGGAAAAGCAGATCGCGCAGATGGAAGATGAGGCTCAGGCTGCCGTATTCTCCAGCACCGTTAAGCAAATTAAACAAGCTTACCGTCAGTAA
- the uvrC gene encoding excinuclease ABC subunit UvrC: MSDVFDAKAFLKTVTSQPGVYRMYDAGGTVIYVGKAKDLKKRLSSYFRSNLASRKTEALVALIAQIDVTVTHTETEALLLEHNYIKLYQPRYNVLLRDDKSYPFIFLSGDTHPRLAMHRGAKHAKGEYFGPFPNGYAVRETLALLQKIFPVRQCENSVYRNRSRPCLQYQIGRCLGPCVAGLVSEEEYAQQVEYVRLFLAGKDDQVLTQLIARMEKASQSLEFEEAARIRDQIQAVRRVTEKQFVSNTGDDLDVIGVAFEAGMACVHVLFIRQGKVLGSRSYFPKVPGGTELGEVVETFVGQFYLQGSQMRTLPGEILLDFSLGDKTLLAESLSELAGRRINVQTKPRGDRARYLKLARTNAATALTTKLAQQSTIHQRLQALATVLELPAVKRMECFDISHTMGEQTVASCVVFDSNGPLRAEYRRYNITGITPGDDYAAMNQVLRRRYGKAIDDNKIPDVILIDGGKGQLAQAKAVFAELDVPWDKHHPLLLGVAKGSDRKAGLETLFFEPEGEGFSLPPDSPALHVIQHIRDESHDHAISGHRKKRAKVKSTSSLETIEGVGPKRRQMLLKYMGGLQGLQQASVEEIAKVPGISHGLAEKIFYSLKH; the protein is encoded by the coding sequence GTGAGTGATGTTTTTGACGCAAAAGCTTTCCTGAAAACGGTGACCAGCCAGCCCGGTGTGTATCGGATGTATGATGCTGGCGGGACCGTCATCTATGTTGGCAAAGCCAAAGATCTGAAAAAGCGGCTCAGCAGCTATTTCCGCAGCAATCTCGCGTCGCGTAAAACCGAAGCGCTGGTGGCGCTGATTGCGCAGATTGACGTGACCGTCACTCACACCGAGACGGAAGCGCTGCTGCTGGAGCACAACTATATCAAGCTGTACCAGCCGCGTTACAACGTGCTGTTGCGCGATGATAAGTCTTATCCTTTTATTTTCCTCAGCGGTGATACTCATCCACGTCTGGCGATGCATCGCGGCGCCAAACATGCGAAAGGCGAGTACTTTGGTCCTTTCCCCAACGGCTATGCCGTGCGGGAGACCCTGGCGCTGCTGCAGAAAATTTTTCCTGTTCGCCAGTGCGAAAATAGCGTCTATCGCAACCGCTCGCGTCCCTGCCTGCAGTATCAGATTGGCCGCTGTCTGGGGCCGTGCGTGGCGGGGCTGGTCAGCGAAGAAGAGTATGCTCAGCAGGTTGAGTATGTACGGCTGTTCCTTGCCGGCAAGGACGATCAGGTCCTGACCCAGCTCATCGCCAGAATGGAGAAAGCGAGCCAAAGTCTGGAGTTTGAAGAGGCCGCGCGCATTCGCGACCAGATTCAGGCGGTCCGCCGGGTGACGGAGAAACAGTTTGTTTCTAATACCGGCGACGATCTTGACGTTATCGGCGTCGCCTTTGAGGCCGGAATGGCCTGCGTCCATGTGCTGTTTATCCGCCAGGGCAAAGTGCTGGGCAGCCGGAGCTACTTCCCGAAAGTGCCGGGCGGCACTGAGCTGGGAGAGGTCGTAGAGACGTTTGTCGGTCAGTTCTACCTGCAGGGTAGCCAGATGCGTACCCTGCCGGGGGAGATTTTGCTCGACTTCAGCCTTGGTGATAAGACGCTGCTGGCCGAGTCGCTGTCGGAGCTGGCGGGACGTCGAATCAATGTACAGACTAAACCGCGCGGCGACAGAGCGCGTTACCTTAAGCTGGCGCGCACCAACGCCGCGACGGCGTTAACCACTAAGTTGGCTCAGCAGTCGACCATTCATCAGCGCCTGCAGGCGCTGGCCACCGTGCTGGAACTGCCGGCCGTGAAGCGAATGGAGTGCTTTGACATCAGCCACACCATGGGCGAGCAGACCGTGGCGTCCTGCGTGGTGTTTGACAGCAATGGTCCGCTGCGTGCGGAGTACCGGCGCTATAATATCACCGGCATCACCCCGGGCGATGACTATGCGGCGATGAATCAGGTCCTGCGCCGTCGCTATGGTAAAGCGATTGATGATAATAAAATTCCGGATGTGATCCTGATAGATGGCGGAAAGGGGCAGCTGGCGCAGGCGAAAGCGGTGTTTGCCGAACTGGATGTTCCCTGGGATAAACATCATCCGCTGCTGCTGGGCGTGGCGAAAGGCAGCGATCGTAAAGCCGGCCTGGAAACGTTATTCTTTGAACCGGAAGGCGAGGGGTTTAGCCTGCCGCCGGATTCGCCCGCTCTGCACGTAATCCAGCACATCCGCGATGAATCGCACGATCATGCGATTTCCGGACATCGTAAAAAACGGGCGAAAGTGAAGAGCACCAGCTCGCTTGAGACTATCGAGGGAGTGGGGCCGAAGCGTCGCCAGATGCTGCTGAAGTATATGGGTGGGCTGCAGGGGCTGCAGCAGGCCAGCGTCGAGGAAATTGCTAAAGTACCGGGCATCTCTCACGGTCTGGCAGAAAAGATCTTCTACTCGTTGAAACATTAG
- the uvrY gene encoding UvrY/SirA/GacA family response regulator transcription factor, with protein sequence MINVLLVDDHELVRAGIRRILEDIKGIKVAGEACCGEDAVKWCRANSADVVLMDMNMPGIGGLEATRKIARSVAGTKVIMLTVHTENPLPAKVMQAGAAGYLSKGAAPQEVVNAIRCVASGQRYIASDIAQQMALSQIEPEKTESPFASLSERELQIMLMITKGQKVNEISEQLNLSPKTVNSYRYRMFSKLNIHGDVELTHLAIRHGLCNAESLASQ encoded by the coding sequence TTGATCAACGTTCTTCTTGTTGATGACCACGAACTGGTGCGCGCAGGGATACGACGCATTCTGGAAGATATAAAAGGGATTAAAGTCGCTGGCGAAGCCTGTTGCGGCGAGGACGCCGTGAAGTGGTGCCGGGCTAATTCCGCAGATGTCGTCCTGATGGACATGAACATGCCCGGGATCGGTGGTCTTGAAGCCACGCGCAAAATCGCGCGCTCCGTGGCGGGCACGAAAGTGATCATGCTCACCGTGCATACCGAGAATCCTCTACCTGCCAAGGTCATGCAGGCGGGGGCGGCGGGCTATCTTAGCAAGGGTGCTGCACCGCAGGAAGTGGTGAATGCGATCCGCTGCGTGGCGTCCGGACAACGTTACATTGCCTCCGATATTGCTCAGCAAATGGCGCTAAGTCAGATTGAACCGGAAAAAACGGAATCGCCGTTTGCCAGTTTGTCTGAACGCGAATTGCAGATTATGCTGATGATCACCAAAGGTCAGAAGGTGAATGAGATCTCAGAGCAGCTCAATCTGAGTCCCAAAACGGTTAACAGCTATCGCTACCGAATGTTCAGCAAATTAAACATTCATGGCGATGTGGAGCTGACCCACCTGGCAATTCGCCATGGCCTGTGTAATGCGGAGTCGTTAGCAAGCCAGTGA
- the pgsA gene encoding CDP-diacylglycerol--glycerol-3-phosphate 3-phosphatidyltransferase, with amino-acid sequence MQFNIPTLLTLFRVILIPFFVLAFYLPFSWAPFACALIFFVAAVTDWFDGFLARRWNQSTRFGAFLDPVADKVMVAIAMVLVAEHYHTWWVTLPAATMIAREIIISALREWMAELGKRSSVAVSWIGKVKTTAQMAALVWMLWRPYPWVEWAGIALFLVAAVLTLWSMLQYLNAARGDLLDQ; translated from the coding sequence ATGCAATTTAATATCCCTACGTTGCTTACTCTGTTTCGCGTCATCCTGATCCCGTTCTTTGTGCTGGCGTTTTATCTCCCCTTTAGCTGGGCGCCGTTTGCCTGCGCGTTAATTTTCTTTGTCGCCGCCGTGACCGACTGGTTTGATGGTTTTCTGGCTCGTCGCTGGAATCAGAGCACCCGGTTTGGCGCCTTCCTGGACCCGGTGGCGGATAAAGTCATGGTGGCTATCGCCATGGTGCTGGTTGCCGAGCACTATCACACCTGGTGGGTCACGCTGCCGGCGGCGACCATGATCGCGCGTGAAATAATTATTTCGGCACTGCGCGAATGGATGGCTGAGCTCGGGAAACGCAGCAGCGTGGCGGTCTCGTGGATTGGCAAAGTTAAAACGACCGCACAGATGGCCGCCCTGGTATGGATGCTGTGGCGTCCTTATCCGTGGGTAGAGTGGGCCGGGATCGCGCTTTTCCTCGTGGCGGCGGTGCTGACGCTGTGGTCGATGCTGCAGTATCTGAACGCGGCGCGCGGCGATTTGCTTGATCAGTGA